Proteins from a single region of Oreochromis niloticus isolate F11D_XX linkage group LG7, O_niloticus_UMD_NMBU, whole genome shotgun sequence:
- the LOC109194511 gene encoding 60S ribosomal protein L27a-like isoform X1 produces MSLWNCCTLYCWGKSRTKSRSFRIPFLFRLASKMPTRKSKTRKLRGHASHGHGRVGKHRKHPGGRGNAGGMHHHRINFDKYHPGYFGKAHRRHTSHCPTINLDKLWTLVSEQTRINYSKKPDGPAPIIDAVRAGYYKVLGKGKLPKQPVIVKAKFFSRQAEKKIKAVGGACVLMA; encoded by the exons ATGTCGCTATGGAATTGTTGCACTTTGTATTGTTGGGGCAAATCTCGCACAAAATCGCGTTCGTTCCGAATCCCGTTCCTCTTTCGACTAGCCTCCAAGATG CCTACCAGGAAGTCCAAGACCAGGAAGCTCCGAGGACATGCCAGCCACGGACATGGTCGCGTTG GCAAGCACAGGAAGCATCCTGGAGGTCGTGGTAATGCTGGTGGCATGCATCATCACAGAATCAACTTCGACAAATA CCATCCAGGATACTTTGGTAAGGCGCACAGGAGACATACCTCCCACTGCCCTACCATCAACCTGGACAAGCTGTGGACACTGGTGAGTGAGCAGACCAGGATCAACTACAGCAAGAAGCCCGATGGACCCGCCCCCATCATCGATGCTGTGCGCGCT GGCTATTACAAAGTCCTGGGCAAAGGCAAGCTGCCCAAGCAGCCTGTGATCGTCAAGGCCAAGTTCTTCAGCCGACAGGCCGAGAAGAAGATCAAGGCAGTGGGAGGAGCCTGTGTGCTGATGGCATAA
- the LOC109194511 gene encoding 60S ribosomal protein L27a-like isoform X3 has translation MGAWTKKSEFSFDSCVVSIINQQMSLWNCCTLYCWGKSRTKSRSFRIPFLFRLASKMPTRKSKTRKLRGHASHGHGRVGKHRKHPGGRGNAGGMHHHRINFDKYHPGYFGKAHRRHTSHCPTINLDKLWTLVSEQTRINYSKKPDGPAPIIDAVRAGYYKVLGKGKLPKQPVIVKAKFFSRQAEKKIKAVGGACVLMA, from the exons ATGGGGGCATGGACTAAAAAAAGTGAATTTTCATTTGACTCTTGTGTCGTTTCTATCATCAATCAGCAGATGTCGCTATGGAATTGTTGCACTTTGTATTGTTGGGGCAAATCTCGCACAAAATCGCGTTCGTTCCGAATCCCGTTCCTCTTTCGACTAGCCTCCAAGATG CCTACCAGGAAGTCCAAGACCAGGAAGCTCCGAGGACATGCCAGCCACGGACATGGTCGCGTTG GCAAGCACAGGAAGCATCCTGGAGGTCGTGGTAATGCTGGTGGCATGCATCATCACAGAATCAACTTCGACAAATA CCATCCAGGATACTTTGGTAAGGCGCACAGGAGACATACCTCCCACTGCCCTACCATCAACCTGGACAAGCTGTGGACACTGGTGAGTGAGCAGACCAGGATCAACTACAGCAAGAAGCCCGATGGACCCGCCCCCATCATCGATGCTGTGCGCGCT GGCTATTACAAAGTCCTGGGCAAAGGCAAGCTGCCCAAGCAGCCTGTGATCGTCAAGGCCAAGTTCTTCAGCCGACAGGCCGAGAAGAAGATCAAGGCAGTGGGAGGAGCCTGTGTGCTGATGGCATAA
- the LOC109194511 gene encoding 60S ribosomal protein L27a-like isoform X2, translated as MRTEQRWNKSQPTRKSKTRKLRGHASHGHGRVGKHRKHPGGRGNAGGMHHHRINFDKYHPGYFGKAHRRHTSHCPTINLDKLWTLVSEQTRINYSKKPDGPAPIIDAVRAGYYKVLGKGKLPKQPVIVKAKFFSRQAEKKIKAVGGACVLMA; from the exons CCTACCAGGAAGTCCAAGACCAGGAAGCTCCGAGGACATGCCAGCCACGGACATGGTCGCGTTG GCAAGCACAGGAAGCATCCTGGAGGTCGTGGTAATGCTGGTGGCATGCATCATCACAGAATCAACTTCGACAAATA CCATCCAGGATACTTTGGTAAGGCGCACAGGAGACATACCTCCCACTGCCCTACCATCAACCTGGACAAGCTGTGGACACTGGTGAGTGAGCAGACCAGGATCAACTACAGCAAGAAGCCCGATGGACCCGCCCCCATCATCGATGCTGTGCGCGCT GGCTATTACAAAGTCCTGGGCAAAGGCAAGCTGCCCAAGCAGCCTGTGATCGTCAAGGCCAAGTTCTTCAGCCGACAGGCCGAGAAGAAGATCAAGGCAGTGGGAGGAGCCTGTGTGCTGATGGCATAA